The Guyparkeria halophila DNA window CAGCTTGAACGTGCCCAGCGACAGTACGAGGTGGGGCTGGTGGCGGTGACCGATGTGGCGGATGCCCAGTCGGAATACGACCAGGCCAACGCGCAGATCATTGCCGCGCGCAACGAGCTCAACAATGCCGAGGCGGCCCTGGCCACCATCATCGGGCAGATGGTCACCGACCTGGACGACATCCGCACCAACCTTGACGTGGCCGCGCCTCAGCCGGCCGACCCCGAGCAGTGGATCGAGCTCGCCCTCGCCCAGAACCTCGAGCTGCAAAGCGCGGCCATCGGCACGCAAATCGCCCAGCAGGCCGTCGACATCAACCGCTCCGCCCGTGCCCCAACCGTCGGACTGGAGGCGCAGTACGGTTACGACAACACCTACACCGGGGGAGGATTGACTCGGCAGGATCGGCGCGGATCGCTCAACGGCAGCGTCGGTGTGCAGGTCGAACTGCCGATCTACACCGGCGGGCGGATCAATTCACGCTCTCGCAAGGCGGCCTTCGATTACCAGCGCAGCCAGTTCGATCTGGATGGCCAACGCCGCCAGGTCCGCCAGCAGACGTCCGACAGCTTCCGCGGGGTGCAGACCTCGATCAGCGAGATCACCGCCTTCCGCCAGTCGGTGGAATCCGCACGGACCAGCCTGGTCGCCACCGAAGCAGGCTACGGCGTGGGCACGCGCACCATCGTCGACGTGCTCAATGCCGAACTGCGCGTATTCGAGGCCATGGCCAACTACCTCGATGCCCGTTACGGCTACATCACCAACCTGCTGCAGCTGAAGGCCGACACCGGCCAGCTGACCGTCGCCGACCTGGAAGCCATTAATCGCCAGCTCACGGATCAGGAAACCAACGCCCTGATCGCCCCGCTGATGGGGCGCAGCGATGACGACGGCGCGAGCTCGGCGGATACCGAAATGATGCAACGCGTGCTCGAGCGTGCCCGCCGGACGGTCGACGGCGAGAACTGACACCGGCTCGCCGGGGCAGGGAATCGACGCTCCCCCGCTCGTTCAATCCAGCCACGCCGCGAGCCGCCCGACCAGACGGTCGGCCGCGCCGCGGTGCTCGGCTATCACGGCACGCGCCCGCGACCCCGTGGCCGCCCAGTCCTCGGGCCGAGCAAAGCACTCGATCACCGCCGCCGCCAGTGTCTTGCTGTCGGCCACCTCACGGCAGGCATTCCGCTCGCCGAGCACCGCAAAGACCTGGCGGAAATTCTGCACGGCCGGTCCATGCAATACCGCCCGCCCCACGGCGGCCGGTTCGATCGGATTGTGCCCACCGACAGATACCAGCGATCCGCCCATGAAAACGACCGGCACCTCGGCGAACAGCCCCGCCAGCAGCCCCGCCCGGTCGATCACCTCCACCGCCGGCCGGCTGTCCGGCGGCCGATCAGGCGCCCATGTCCCCACCGACAGGCCGGAGCGCTCGACCAGCCGCCGCACCTCGCCCGCCCGCTCGGGGTGGCGGGGCACCAGGATCAATCGGGCCTCGGGGTAACGCGCGAGCACCGCCTGGTGAGCGCCCAGCACCTGGGCCTCCTCGCCAGGGTGGGTACTCGCCGCCAGCCAGGTCAGCCGACGGTCGGTCGGCAGCGGCTCGGCCTTCTCGCTCACGGGCAGATCGAATTTGAGGTTGCCGCAGTCTTCGGCTCGCACCGCCCCCAGGGCGAGGAAACGGTCGCGGTCCGCGATGGACTGGGCGCAGATGAGCTCGACGCCGCGCAACACCTCCCGGAGCAAACCGCCACCCCAGCGGGCATATCGTCGATACGACCGGTCGGACAGGCGGGCGTTGGCGATGACCAGCGGCACGTCGGCACGTCCGGCCTCGCGCACCAGGTTCGGCCACAGCTCCGTTTCCATCACCACCATCAGCCGCGGGCGCAAACGCGCCAACACGCGACGCTGCGCGAAGGCCAGATCAAAGGGGGCATAGAAATGCGGCAGGTCCAGCCCACGGGCCGCCTCGGCGCCGGTCTCGGTGGTGGTGCTGATCACGATCGGAAGATCCGGCCAGCGCGCCTGTACCGCGCTGACCAGCATGGCCGCGGCCCGCACCTCGCCCAGGGAAACGGCATGCAACCACACGCCGCCACGGGGCAGCCCATCGCGCAGACGCCCGAACTGCTCCAGCAGGCGGCGATGCCCGGCGCGGGCATGGCGGTAGCGACGCCAGGCATCCCACAGCAGCCACGGAGCGATCAGGCTCAAGGCGACCTGGTATTGCCAGCGCCTCATGCCACGCCTCCCTGCCTAGGGACGCATTCCAGAAAGGGGCCGCACACCGGTGAGACGAACGGGCAGACAACTCGCTTCAAGTGCATAAGGCCCATTATCGCTTAGAATGCCGCTCCATGAGTGACCCTCTCCCTCCACGCATTCGCGCGACGCGCTTGCTGCTGTCGCTGGTTCCCCGGCTGATCGCCGCCTTGCCGCAACGTGCCCGACTGGCCCTCGGCCGCGGGCTCGGCTGGTTGATGGCGCGCACGCTCAAGAAACGGCGCCAGGTCATGCGGGCGAACCTCGCGGTCGCCTTCCCCGAATGGACCCTTGCGGCACGGGAGGGCACCATCGACGAGCATTTCGCCCGACTGGGGGCCGGGATCTGCGAGGGGTTCTGGGGCTGGTTCGGCAACCTCGAGCGTGTGCCCGAATACCGTGTCATCGGCCTGGAGCACCTCGAGGCCGCCCGGGCGGCCGGACGGGGCGCCATCCTGAACGCCGCGCATGTCACCGACATGGAACTGGGCGTCTACTTCGTCTCTCGCCATGCGCCCGTGCATGCCGTCTATCGCCCCAACAACAACCCGGCGATCGACGCGCTGATCGACCAGGGACGCGAGAAGCACCTGGCCGGCCTGATCCATCGGGAAGACACCCGCGCCATGGTCCGCGCCCTGCGCGCCGGTGACGTCTTGTGGACCGCGCCGGACCAGAATTACCACGGCAAGACCAGTGCCTTCATTCCCTTCTTCGGGCTGCCGGCGGCCACCAACACCGCCATGCCGATACTGGCCCGCATGGGCCGGGCCGTGATCCTGCCCTACCACGTCCGACGTTTCGGCAACCGCTACGAACTGGAGATCGAACCGCCAATCCCAGATATCCCCAGCGGCAACGACGTGGCCGACACTCAGCTGCTGGTCGAACGGCTGGAAGCGGAAATCCGCCGCCATCCGGCCATGTATTTCTGGGGCCACCGGCGGTTCAAGACGCTGCCACAGGGCACGCCGACTCCCTACTGAACCAAGAGCCTCAGCGCCAGTGTTCAGCGACCCACGGCGTGGGCCGCATCCACTTCCACTTTCCCGTCCATTCGCCTCGAATCGCCTCGTCAGGCTTGGGGTGGCCGTGAAAGACCACGACCTTGGCTTCCTTGGGCTCTCTCGGCGCAACGAACGGCGCCAGCAGCCGGGGCGGCATGCAATGCTTCTTGAAGCTCACACACCATTCCGCCGGCCAATAGACCATGTTGTAACCCGACTCGTGGAGTGTTTCGGTGAGGTAGATCTGCTCGTTGCGACGCTCGGCCATGATTTTCTCGGGATCGGCGTTATACCGATCCAGCACCCAGGACAAATCTCCGATCTTGAAACGGTAGACCGAGGAATTACCCACCACACGATCCGGGTGAGTCCAGTTGTGAATGATGCAGAAATCGCCGGGATAGTCGAAGAACGGGTCGAGCGAATCCCGAATCACGATATCTAGATCCAGAAACAGGGCATCGCCCTCCATTCCGCCCAGATCAGGGGTGAACGTGCCGAGTTTTCGCCACGCTTCGTGCATGCGATGCGATGGCACGTTGACCTCTGGCAGCGGGTGGGTTTCCACCTCCTCGCGGATGCCCGACACATCGTCGGTAAAGCAGGCAAACCGGAATGGCGGGGTGATGTTGCGGGCCACCATGCTGTACAGGGTATTCACGTCCTGGGCGCTGTAGGCATCACCCCATTTCATGCAGATCACGTTTTTCATCGGTTTCACTCTTTTTTTGTTAGCGGCTAGCGGTCCACTCGCTCATGAGTGAACAGGCCGGGGGGCAGCCCAACCGGGAAGCGCTGCTTCCGCCACCAAGGTCGATTCAACTCTTTCTCGATGTCGCTAAACCCGTTCACCAGCCTCGAGGATGGATGGGCCTCGACATAGGGCAGGATCACATTCAGCATCCAGTCCCGCCTCACCAGGATCGATTGGTTGGTCCAGTTGAGATAAGGGGATGCCGTGACGAGGTTGCCTCGCTTGGTCCGGCGGAAGACTCCCGGAAACGCCCGCTCGGGATACGGCATGGCATACGCCGCAATACCCTGCAAACGCCGAGCCTTGCGTGGCCGGACCCAACGACGAATCCTGGATCCCCACGCCCCGTCAGCCGAGCCGGAAGGCACCCGATCACCGAAATATCGGCAAAACTTTCCCAGGGTGGCGAAGTCCTGGCCGGGCGAGGCCAGACTACGGAAACGGAAGACCGGGATGCCCAGTTCCTCGGCATCGTGCAATGCCGTCGACAGCTGCCGAGCGGCCTCGTCATGGGGTTCGATCAAGGGACAATCGTTTTCCAGAAGCAGGACGTAGTCGCACTCGACTTCCTCGACAAGCGCCCTGACTCCTCCAAAAATGCCGATGTTGCTGGCCGTGCCACTGGCGGGCAACCCAAATGCCTCGGCCACCTCGCGGTCCTGATCGCTTATTTCCTGAAACAGGATGCGACAGTCATCAAATAGCGAAAACAAATCGCCATCGGCATAGGTCGCCAGGGTCTGAGAGAGCGTGCGAGGCGCCTTCCAGCTCAGCACCCCGAGTCCCACCGTAATGCCCTGCGGCCCGTTCACAGCCCCCATTACCTTACCGCCTCGCCATCGGGCCCGCCTTGTGGGCCGGCCAATCGTTCATAAAGGGCAATGGTCTCACGTTGCATCGCCTCGAGGGTGAACGGCACCTCGACCGACACCGACGGCACGCCGTCATGCCACCAAATGGCGAGTCGCTCGACCGCCTCCTCGACGCCGCCCGGCGGCACCCGCCCTTTTGGGTAGACCCGGTCCAACTGTTCGCCCACCCCGCCGTAGTCGTAGCCCAGGACCGGCCGACCCAGGGCCAAGGCTTCGGTGACCGTGCGGCCGAAGGACTCGGGCTTGCGGGTCAGTGAGAGCACCACGTCGCTGATCGACAGGAGCTCGCGTAGGTCGCTGCGCGGGCCGAGCCAGGTGATGTCTCCCTCGAGCCCACGTTCGGCGATGCGCGCCTGGACGTCCTGCCAATACGCCTGTCGGCGCGGGTGCACCCCGCCGGCCAGTAGGGCATGCACCGGGACGCCCCGCTCCTTGAGGCCCGCAATGATCTCGACGAGATCCAGCTGCCCCTTGATCTGGGTGATCCGCCCCGGCAGCGTGACGACCCACTTGCCCGCCAGCTGGGGGTTCTCGTGGAAGAAGCGCTCGCGCCAGGCCGGGTCGGGTCGGAAGGCGGGGCGATAATCGGCCGGGTCGATACCGCGGTAGATGCGCACGATCCGCGTGGGATCGACCTGCGGGCAGTGCTTGCGGATGTAGTCGACGATGCTGTCGGAGACGGCGATGACGCGTTCGCCCTTGGTCATCACCGAGCTGTACCAGCCGGGCGAGTAGGCGCCGTGGACCGTGGTGACCAGCCGCGGGCGCGTGGCTGCCGGCATGCCCTTCCAGGCGAGATAGCCGATCCAGGCGGGCAGGCGCGACCGCAGGTGGAGGATGTCGACCCCCTCATCGCGCAGCAGGCGACGCACGATCGGGATGTAGCGCAGGGTGAACAGCGACTTGCGACCGACGGGAAGGGTGACGTGCTCGGCACCCAGCGCCTCGAGTTCCTCGACCAGCCGGCCGCCCTCGGAGATGACGATCGCCCGGTGACCGGCGGCAACCAGCGCCGCGGCGATTTCGAGGGTGCCGCGCTCCACGCCGCCGCCGTCGAGGGCGGGCAGCATCTGCACCACGGTCAGGCGTCGCGCCGGGGCATTGGTGGGCTCGTTCGTTTTGGTCACCGGGCGATCTCCCTGATCGGCTTGCCGGCTCACCTGCCGGCGCAAAATAATGGCTTGTGAGGCTATCATGCCCGCATGCCGACATATCCCGACACCGTCAACGAGATCTGGGCCATGACCACCGGCGAGGCGGGCATGGCCAATCAGGCCCGCGGCCTGGCCGAGGCCGTCGCCGAGCGCACCGGCTGGCCGGTGGTACAGAAGACCATTGGCATGCCGCCTCCCTGGCGCTGGCTACCTATGCACTGGGTGCCCGCCCCGCTGGCCAAGCTCAGCCCAGAATCGGACCGGCTCGCCCCACCTTGGCCGCGCGTGCTGATCAGTTGTGGTCGGCGCAGCGCGGCGGCCTCGATCGCTATTCGCAAGGCCAGTGGTGGCAGGTGCCTCACGGTGCACGTGCAGGACCCGTTGATCCCGCCGCGCTATTTCGATCTCGTGGTGCCGCCGCGTCACGACGGGCTGACCGGGCCGAATGTGCTGGCCACGCGCGGGGCGATCCACCACGTCACCCGCGCGAAACTCGAGCAGGCCGCCGCCCAGTTCCGTGCCGGCTTCGAATCGCTGCCCCGTCCCTGGATCGGCGTACTGCTGGGCGGCTCGAACCGCACCATGACCCTCACGCCGGAAAAGGCGCGGAAGATCGGCAAACAGCTTGCCGATGCGGCGAGAAACAGCGGCGGCTCGCTGCTGATCACGCCGTCGCGGCGCACCGGCGCGACCAACACGCGCGCCTTGGCACAAACCCTCCGTGGCGTGCCGCACCGGCTCTGGCAAGGCGAAGGGCCGAACCCCTACTTCGGCATCCTGGCGCTGGCCGATTACCTCGTGGTGAGCGGCGACTCGGCCTCGATGGTCTCCGAAGCGGCCTCGACCGGTCGTCCGCTGTACGTGATCGAGTTCGGTCGCTACTCGAAGCGCTTGGCACGGTTCCATCGCGAATTGCGCGAGGAGGGCGTGACGCGTCCCTTCGACGGCTCGCTCGCGCCGTGGGAATACGCCCCGGTCGACGACACCGGGATGGTGGCCGAGGCGATCATGGAGCGGCTGGGGAAGTCGACCGGACGGCCGACGTCGGACTGACGCCCGACCTACGCGGGAGCCCTACCGACTGCCTTTATTCAGTCGATCAACTTGTACACCGCGCTGCAGTAGATGCAGCGGGCCTCGTCGCCCTTGTGCTCGAGATGGATATATACCCGCGGGTGCGAGTTCCACACCGCCTCTTCCTCGCGCGGGCAGTAGACCGGCAGGTCGGCCTGGGTCACCTCGACCACGCAGTCGGCATTGGGGGTCTCAAAGTCCTGCGGGTGGGATGCGGTATCCGGGTTCATGCTTTCGCCTCCACGTAATCGAGCCAGTTGTCGCCCAGCGGCGGGTAGCGTCCCTCGACCAGGTCGAAGTAGGTGCTCTGCAGCCGCTCGGTGATCGGGCCGCGCACGCCGCTGCCGATCGGTCGATCGTCGACTTCGCGGATCGGCGTGACCTCGGCGGCCGTGCCGGTGAAGAAGGCCTCGTCGGCAATGTAAACCTCGTCGCGGGTGATGCGCTTTTCCACCACCGGAATGCCGAACTGATTCGCCAGGGCAATGATCGTCCGGCGGGTAATGCCGTCGAGCGCGGCGGTCAGGTCCGGCGTGAAAAGCACGCCGTCGCGCACGATGAAGATGTTCTCGCCCGAGCCTTCGGCGACGAAGCCCTGGGTGTCGAGCAGCATCGCCTCGTCGTAGCCAGCCGCGGTAGCCTCGCGCAGCGCCAGCATCGAGTTCATGTAGGCCCCGTTGGCCTTGGCCTTGCACATGGTGACGTTGACGTGATGGCGCGAGTAGCTCGAGGTGCGGATGCGGATCCCTTTCTCGATGTTCTCCGCACCCAGGTAGGCACCCCAGTGCCAGGCGGCGACCATCACGTGCACCTTGAGGTTGTCGGCGCGCAGCCCCATGCCCTCGGAGCCGTAGAACGCCATCGGCCGGATGTAGGCACTCTCGAGGCCGTTCTCGCGCACGACCTGGCGTTGGACCTCGTTGAGGTGGCTTTCGGTGTAGGGCAGTTTCATGCCGAGGATCTTGGCCGAATTGTGCAGCCGGCGGGTATGGTCCTCGAGGCGGAAGATCGCGGTGCCCTGATCGGTCTTGTAGGCCCGCACCCCTTCGAACACGCCCATGCCGTAATGCAGGGTATGAGTGAGTACGTGGACCTTGGCGTCCCGCCATTCGACCATCTCGCCATCCAGCCAGATCAGACCATCGCGATCTTCCATCGACATTGCTTTTTGCCTCGCAGAGCAGTGAACCGGTGCCACGCGGCGCGTGTCGAGCAAATCGACGGCGCACCGGCGTGCAAACCCGCGAGTTTATCACCCCCGGCGGCATTCCGGCAGGAGCGTCAGTGCGCCAGCTCGACCCGGTCGCGCCCGCGCTCCTTGGCGTGGTAGAGGGCGGCATCGCCACGCGCGAGCAGGGTGTTGGCGCTGTCGCCCTCGCGGAATTGCGCCACCCCGAGACTCACGGTGCCGCCGGGGCCGAGTTCGGAGGCGGAATTGCCACGATAGGCCTCGCGGATCCGTTCGGCGACCACCGTCGCCTGGGCGAGCGCCTGCCCCGGCAGGAGGATGACGAACTCCTCGCCCCCGTAGCGGAAACAGCCGTCGCCATCGCGCACGTTCGCCCGCATCACGCGCGCCAGGCAACGCAGGGCATCGTCGCCGGCCAGATGGCCGTAGCGATCGTTGTAATCCTTGAACCAGTCGGTATCGAGCACGACCAGGCTCAGCGGATCGCCCGTGCGCAGGCTGGCGGCGATGGCCTTATCCAGACGCCGATCCAGTGCGCGGCGGTTGTAGAGCCCCGTCAGGCCATCCTGCTCGCTGAGAAAACGGTATCGATCCCGCTCTTGGGCCAGCACGGTCTCCTCTCGCTGCTTGTGACGGATGCGATTCCCCAGGGCAAACGCCAGCAACAAGGCCTCGGCCAACGAGCCCACCGGCAGGGCGATCATCAGCCAGGTGGCGTACGGCAGCCAGCCCAGCAGCATGGCGAGGTACAACAACACGGCCAACGCGAACACCGACCAGCCGAGCAACAGGTAGCCGGCCGGACCGAAACCGCGGCGCATGGCCCGCACGGCGGCCCAGACAATCGCGACCACCGCGGCGACTGCATAGACGGCCACGATGGCGAACGAGACGACCCCCACCAGCCAGATGGAGGCGGGCATCGACAGCACCGCCGCCACCATGACGCCGAGCAACGCGCGGTCGGCCAGTCGGTCATCGCGCTGGGTACGCAGGAATCGCCGCACGAACCAGATCGCCGACAACGCCACCAGGGCGACGGCCACCTGCGCCCGTGCCGCGGGCGGCACCGACTGGACGGCGTCGGGGAGCAGCGGGGTCAGGATGTTGTAGCGCAGGCCGATGTAAAGCACGGTCGCCGCCAGGAACACGGCATAGCCGAGATAGGTGCGCTCGCGCACCGCCAGCATCAGGAACAGGCTGTAGACCGCCATGCCCAGCATCGCGCCGAGATAGACGCCGAACAGGGTGTAGCGGACCAGGGTGCGAACCCGCTCCTCCTCCAGCGTGCCGAGCGTCAGGCGCAGGGCCGTCGGGCCGTCGGCACGCAACTGGATCAATACCTCTCGCTCAGCGGCAAACCGCGGCAACAACCGCCCCGGGTGCCCCGGCATGTCCAGCAACCCCACCATGTCGGTGGTCTCGCGCACCTCCAGCCAGTCACCGCCGGGGGCGCCGGGATCACGCAGGAAAATCCGCAGATCACGGAAATAGGGCCAGCGAATCGACAGCCAGCGCGACTCGCCGAGCGATTCGCCGTCGAGGCTGAACCGCAGCCAGAGCCGCCCTTGATATGGCCCGAGGTTCAAGGCGGCCGTGTCGGCGGCTCGGTAATCGAGGGCCATTGCCTCGCTGGGCGAGAGGCGCTCCTGGGTGGTGGCCCATTCGGCCTGGGAGAGGAGGTCGCGCTCGGCGTGCGCGGCCGGGACGAACAGCAGGACGGCAATCAGCAACCACCAGGCCGCCGCCGGGGACAGCACACGGCCGACCCGCCTGACGCGGGCATCCGCTTCCCCCCGCTGCGTGGCATTGCCAGCCGTCATGCGCCATCCTCGGGATTGGACGAGCCGTCACTGTCGACACGATGCCGTGTCCTGACAGTTCCTTATATGGCTCACTGTATTCCGAGTGTGGCGCCCGGGCAATATCCGACGAACCGCGATCAGCCGTCGCTGCGGCGGGGCTCGGTCGTCTCGATGCCGGCCTGGTCAAGTTGACGGCGCAGTGCCGCGATGTCCTTGCCCGGCAGGGGGCCGAGGATTACGCGGTGATAGCGCTGCCCGCGCACCTCGACCGGATCGATGCGGCTTTCGACCCCGAGCAGGGCCAGTTTGGCCTTGCGCGCCTCGGCATCGCGCGCCTTGCTGAACGAGCCTGCCTGGAGCACGTAGCGCGCCTCCGATTTGAGGTCAGACGACTCGGCGGGCGGCTCGGTGGGGGTTGCCGGCTCGTCGGCAGCGGGACGCGGGGGCCGATTCCCCTCCTCCGGCAACAGGGTGTAGAACTGGAATTCGGGGGAGACCGGCTGCTTCTCCGGTGGCTTTTCCACGCTGCGGGTATCGGTCTGGGCGGTCGGCGCCTCGGTCGGCCGGCTGTTGTTCTCCGCCGTCAGTCGCGCGAGCAGCACCACCATCCCGACCAGCAGGACCAAGGCAATCAACAGCGCCCATTTGGCACCACGATTGCCTCCCGAGGATCGGGGTCGATTCACCTTTTTGCGCCCGTTGCTGGCCATCGTGACGGTTACATCTCGTCCGGGGCATTGACGCCGAGCAGCGACAGGCCGTTGGCCAGCACCTGCCGGGTCGCCAGGACCAGGTTGAGCCGGGCGTTGCGCAACGGCGCGTCGTCACCCAGCAGGAAGGCATGCGCGTTGTAGTAGCTGTGGAAATCCTGAGCCAGATCACGCAGGTAGTGGATCAGCTGGTGCGGCTCGTGCGCCAGGGCAGCGCGTTCCACCAACGCCGGGTATTGCGACAGGCGCTTGAACAGGGCCTGTTCGTGGGGCTCGGTCAGTCGCGCATAGGCCTCGCGACCGGTTTGCGGCTCGTGGGTAAAGCCGCGCAGGGGCAACTGGCGCAATACCGACGCCACGCGGGCGTGGGCGTACTGGATGTAGTAGAGCGGGTTCTCGTTGCTCTGGCTCTTGGCCAGATCCAGATCGAAATCCAGATGCTGATTGGCCGCCCGCATGACATAGAAGAAGCGCGCCGCGTCATTGCCCACTTCCTCGCGCAGCTCGCGCAGGGTGACGAAACTGCCCGAGCGGGTCGACATCGGCACGCGCTCGCCGCCGCGATAGAGGATGGCGAACTGCACCAGCGAGACGGCCAAGTGGTCGGCCGGCTTGCCCAGTGCAGTCAGGGCGGCGCGCACGCGCGGCACATAGCCGTGGTGATCGGCCCCCCAGATGTCGATCACCTGGTCAAAGCCGCGATCGAACTTGTCCAGATGGTAGGCAATGTCGGAGGCGAAGTAGGTGGTCTGGCCGTTGTCGCGCCGCACCACGCGATCTTTGTCGTCGCCGAAGTCGGTCGAGCGGAACCACAACGCCCCGTCCCGTTCGTAGAGATGGCCTTCGGCCTCGAGCCGTTCGATGCCGCGCTCGACCAGCCCGCGGTCGGCAAGGCTCTGCTCGGAATACCAGTTGTCGTAGGTAACCCCGAACTCCGCCAGATCCTCGCGGATGTCCGACAGGATGGCATCCAGGGCGGCGCGGAACACCAGCTGGTAGTCGGTCTCGCCCAGCAGCTCGCGCATGCGCCGGATCAGCGCATCGATATGACGCTCCTTGTCGCCGTTCGGCGCATCCTCGGGCAGGTCGGCGAACACCTTGTCCGATCCCACCGCCAGTCGCCGGCCGTGTTCGTCCGCCAGCGCCGCCGCGATGTCGAGGATATAGCCCTCCGAGCGGTAACCGTTGGAGGGGAACGCGATGCTCTCGCCCTGCGCTTCCAGATAACGCAGCCAGACGCTGACGGCGAGGATGTGCATCTGCCGACCGGCGTCGTTGACGTAGTACTCGCGCTGGACGTCCGCGCCGACCGCCTCGAGCAGGCTCGCCACCACCGAGCCGTAGGCGGCACCCCGGCCGTGACCGACGTGCAGCGGGCCGGTCGGGTTGGCCGAAACGAATTCCACCTGCACGCGCTGCCCACCGGCGGCATCCGAGCAGCCGAACCGCTCGCCCTCCTCGAGGATGCGGTCGATCAGGGCGAAGGCCGCGCCCGCCTCGACGAAGAAGTTCATGAAGCCCGGACCGGCGATCTCGACGCGCTCGACCCCGGCCTGGTCGGCGAAGCCCGCGACGATGCGCTCGGCGATCGCCCGCGGCGGGCGCTTCATCGGCTTGGCCAGTTGCATGGCCAGGTTGCTGGCGAAATCCCCGTGGGCCGGGTCTTTCGGCACCGTCAGCACCGGTTTGACCGACACGTCGGCGGGCAGGTCGCCCTCGGCGACGAGTTGCTGGCAGATCGCCTGGAGACGTTGTTCGATTACGGCCTTCACGGACGGGTTAACCCCTTAGTGCTGGAAACATGACATGGGCACCGCGAACGGTACCGGGAAAGAACGCGACAGTTTAGCGGCAAGCGCGGGCCCAACCAACCGC harbors:
- a CDS encoding TolC family outer membrane protein; the encoded protein is MPVSRNASTRGVPIAPNRPLRRAVLSVAIGMGLAVGGTPAWSADLLDIYSLAEQNDQQLRSAEQQRLSVEQNIPIERADLLPQVGAGAGVRFERTDTTIGEAPGTDSNDGFGGNLGLTLEQSLFNRTAQLEVGRAELEVRQAAVDYEQARQDLILRTGQAYFRVLNADAQLQLAQANRAALKRQLERAQRQYEVGLVAVTDVADAQSEYDQANAQIIAARNELNNAEAALATIIGQMVTDLDDIRTNLDVAAPQPADPEQWIELALAQNLELQSAAIGTQIAQQAVDINRSARAPTVGLEAQYGYDNTYTGGGLTRQDRRGSLNGSVGVQVELPIYTGGRINSRSRKAAFDYQRSQFDLDGQRRQVRQQTSDSFRGVQTSISEITAFRQSVESARTSLVATEAGYGVGTRTIVDVLNAELRVFEAMANYLDARYGYITNLLQLKADTGQLTVADLEAINRQLTDQETNALIAPLMGRSDDDGASSADTEMMQRVLERARRTVDGEN
- a CDS encoding 3-deoxy-D-manno-octulosonic acid transferase gives rise to the protein MRRWQYQVALSLIAPWLLWDAWRRYRHARAGHRRLLEQFGRLRDGLPRGGVWLHAVSLGEVRAAAMLVSAVQARWPDLPIVISTTTETGAEAARGLDLPHFYAPFDLAFAQRRVLARLRPRLMVVMETELWPNLVREAGRADVPLVIANARLSDRSYRRYARWGGGLLREVLRGVELICAQSIADRDRFLALGAVRAEDCGNLKFDLPVSEKAEPLPTDRRLTWLAASTHPGEEAQVLGAHQAVLARYPEARLILVPRHPERAGEVRRLVERSGLSVGTWAPDRPPDSRPAVEVIDRAGLLAGLFAEVPVVFMGGSLVSVGGHNPIEPAAVGRAVLHGPAVQNFRQVFAVLGERNACREVADSKTLAAAVIECFARPEDWAATGSRARAVIAEHRGAADRLVGRLAAWLD
- a CDS encoding lysophospholipid acyltransferase family protein, whose translation is MSDPLPPRIRATRLLLSLVPRLIAALPQRARLALGRGLGWLMARTLKKRRQVMRANLAVAFPEWTLAAREGTIDEHFARLGAGICEGFWGWFGNLERVPEYRVIGLEHLEAARAAGRGAILNAAHVTDMELGVYFVSRHAPVHAVYRPNNNPAIDALIDQGREKHLAGLIHREDTRAMVRALRAGDVLWTAPDQNYHGKTSAFIPFFGLPAATNTAMPILARMGRAVILPYHVRRFGNRYELEIEPPIPDIPSGNDVADTQLLVERLEAEIRRHPAMYFWGHRRFKTLPQGTPTPY
- a CDS encoding glycosyltransferase family 4 protein, whose protein sequence is MLPALDGGGVERGTLEIAAALVAAGHRAIVISEGGRLVEELEALGAEHVTLPVGRKSLFTLRYIPIVRRLLRDEGVDILHLRSRLPAWIGYLAWKGMPAATRPRLVTTVHGAYSPGWYSSVMTKGERVIAVSDSIVDYIRKHCPQVDPTRIVRIYRGIDPADYRPAFRPDPAWRERFFHENPQLAGKWVVTLPGRITQIKGQLDLVEIIAGLKERGVPVHALLAGGVHPRRQAYWQDVQARIAERGLEGDITWLGPRSDLRELLSISDVVLSLTRKPESFGRTVTEALALGRPVLGYDYGGVGEQLDRVYPKGRVPPGGVEEAVERLAIWWHDGVPSVSVEVPFTLEAMQRETIALYERLAGPQGGPDGEAVR
- a CDS encoding mitochondrial fission ELM1 family protein, yielding MPTYPDTVNEIWAMTTGEAGMANQARGLAEAVAERTGWPVVQKTIGMPPPWRWLPMHWVPAPLAKLSPESDRLAPPWPRVLISCGRRSAAASIAIRKASGGRCLTVHVQDPLIPPRYFDLVVPPRHDGLTGPNVLATRGAIHHVTRAKLEQAAAQFRAGFESLPRPWIGVLLGGSNRTMTLTPEKARKIGKQLADAARNSGGSLLITPSRRTGATNTRALAQTLRGVPHRLWQGEGPNPYFGILALADYLVVSGDSASMVSEAASTGRPLYVIEFGRYSKRLARFHRELREEGVTRPFDGSLAPWEYAPVDDTGMVAEAIMERLGKSTGRPTSD
- a CDS encoding zinc-finger domain-containing protein; the encoded protein is MNPDTASHPQDFETPNADCVVEVTQADLPVYCPREEEAVWNSHPRVYIHLEHKGDEARCIYCSAVYKLID
- a CDS encoding branched-chain amino acid transaminase: MSMEDRDGLIWLDGEMVEWRDAKVHVLTHTLHYGMGVFEGVRAYKTDQGTAIFRLEDHTRRLHNSAKILGMKLPYTESHLNEVQRQVVRENGLESAYIRPMAFYGSEGMGLRADNLKVHVMVAAWHWGAYLGAENIEKGIRIRTSSYSRHHVNVTMCKAKANGAYMNSMLALREATAAGYDEAMLLDTQGFVAEGSGENIFIVRDGVLFTPDLTAALDGITRRTIIALANQFGIPVVEKRITRDEVYIADEAFFTGTAAEVTPIREVDDRPIGSGVRGPITERLQSTYFDLVEGRYPPLGDNWLDYVEAKA
- a CDS encoding diguanylate cyclase, coding for MTAGNATQRGEADARVRRVGRVLSPAAAWWLLIAVLLFVPAAHAERDLLSQAEWATTQERLSPSEAMALDYRAADTAALNLGPYQGRLWLRFSLDGESLGESRWLSIRWPYFRDLRIFLRDPGAPGGDWLEVRETTDMVGLLDMPGHPGRLLPRFAAEREVLIQLRADGPTALRLTLGTLEEERVRTLVRYTLFGVYLGAMLGMAVYSLFLMLAVRERTYLGYAVFLAATVLYIGLRYNILTPLLPDAVQSVPPAARAQVAVALVALSAIWFVRRFLRTQRDDRLADRALLGVMVAAVLSMPASIWLVGVVSFAIVAVYAVAAVVAIVWAAVRAMRRGFGPAGYLLLGWSVFALAVLLYLAMLLGWLPYATWLMIALPVGSLAEALLLAFALGNRIRHKQREETVLAQERDRYRFLSEQDGLTGLYNRRALDRRLDKAIAASLRTGDPLSLVVLDTDWFKDYNDRYGHLAGDDALRCLARVMRANVRDGDGCFRYGGEEFVILLPGQALAQATVVAERIREAYRGNSASELGPGGTVSLGVAQFREGDSANTLLARGDAALYHAKERGRDRVELAH